In one window of Acidobacteriota bacterium DNA:
- a CDS encoding class I SAM-dependent methyltransferase, with product MPVIQSLLDAALSARQELFDSRHEAAVRILNGFTEGCPALVVDLFAQTLVIHNYADPPDTAADLMVEVKEFLLSRLPWVRAVVLKIRHGQTDSERNGTLIFGEKPDRKIREHGVWYAIDLMMNRDSSFYADTRDLRAWAKAHLEGKTVLNLFAYTGSLGVAAQAGGASRVVQLDLSRRFLNVAKESCTLNGFPIRKSDFIVGDFWPKISFLKRSGQLFDCVLLDPPFFSSTSKGTVQTQNETPRLINKVRPLVQDGGALVVVNNALFLSGAEYIHTLEKLCEDGYLSIERFIPVPADFAGYPETTVTPFPVDPAPFNHPTKITVLRVRRKG from the coding sequence ATTCCAGTGATTCAATCTTTGCTTGATGCGGCTCTTTCTGCCCGGCAGGAGTTGTTTGACTCGCGCCACGAAGCGGCAGTTCGGATATTGAACGGTTTTACCGAAGGGTGCCCGGCGTTGGTGGTGGATCTGTTTGCCCAAACCCTGGTCATTCATAATTATGCCGACCCGCCTGACACCGCCGCAGATTTGATGGTCGAAGTGAAAGAGTTCTTGCTTTCGCGCCTGCCCTGGGTTCGTGCCGTCGTGCTCAAAATCCGACATGGCCAGACTGATTCCGAACGGAATGGAACTCTGATTTTTGGTGAAAAACCCGACCGAAAAATCCGTGAACATGGCGTCTGGTATGCAATTGACCTGATGATGAACCGGGATTCGAGCTTTTATGCCGATACCCGGGACCTCCGGGCCTGGGCCAAGGCACACCTGGAAGGGAAAACGGTTCTGAACCTGTTTGCCTACACGGGGAGTCTGGGTGTCGCGGCCCAGGCTGGTGGCGCCTCGCGCGTCGTTCAGCTTGACCTGAGTCGCCGGTTTTTGAACGTTGCCAAAGAATCCTGCACGTTGAACGGGTTCCCCATCCGCAAATCGGATTTTATCGTCGGTGATTTCTGGCCGAAAATCAGTTTTCTAAAACGAAGCGGTCAGTTGTTTGATTGTGTCCTGCTTGACCCGCCATTTTTTTCAAGTACTTCAAAAGGTACTGTCCAAACCCAAAACGAAACCCCTCGCCTGATCAATAAAGTTCGACCTCTCGTTCAAGACGGAGGCGCTTTGGTCGTCGTCAACAATGCGTTGTTTCTTTCTGGCGCCGAGTATATCCACACGCTGGAAAAGCTTTGTGAGGATGGGTACCTTTCGATTGAACGCTTCATTCCCGTGCCGGCGGACTTTGCTGGCTATCCCGAGACCACTGTTACCCCGTTTCCGGTAGATCCAGCACCATTTAACCATCCCACCAAAATTACCGTGTTGCGGGTGCGAAGGAAGGGATGA